One Ursus arctos isolate Adak ecotype North America unplaced genomic scaffold, UrsArc2.0 scaffold_15, whole genome shotgun sequence genomic region harbors:
- the BASP1 gene encoding brain acid soluble protein 1 encodes MGGKLSKKKKGYNVNDEKAKDKDKKAEGAGTEEEGTPKENETQAAAETTEVKEGKEEKPDKDGPDAAAGKPEDKEGDKDTAAAKEDAPKAEPEQTEGAAEGKAEPPKAEPEPAAGDAPQAAEPEAPAEAKADDKGPEAGEPTKTEAPAAPAAQETKSDGAPASDSKPSSTEAAPSSKESPAATEAPSSTAKAPAPAAPADDAAEAPAASAEQTVAVKE; translated from the coding sequence ATGGGAGGCAAGCTGAGCAAGAAGAAGAAGGGGTACAATGTGAATGATGAGAAGGCCAAGGACAAAGACAAGAAGGCCGAAGGAGCCGGGACCGAAGAGGAAGGAACCCCGAAGGAGAACGAGACCCAGGCGGCCGCCGAGACCACCGAGGTGAAGGAGGGCAAGGAGGAGAAGCCCGACAAGGATGGCCCCGACGCGGCGGCCGGCAAGCCCGAAGACAAGGAAGGCGACAAAGACACGGCGGCGGCCAAGGAAGACGCCCCGAAGGCGGAGCCCGAGCAGACGGAGGGGGCGGCCGAGGGCAAGGCCGAGCCCCCGAAGGCCGAGCCCGAGCCGGCGGCCGGCGACGCCCCCCAGGCTGCGGAGCCCGAGGCGCCCGCGGAGGCCAAGGCGGATGACAAGGGCCCGGAGGCCGGGGAACCCACAAAGACTGAGGCTCCCGCAGCTCCTGCCGCGCAGGAGACGAAAAGCGACGGGGCCCCGGCTTCAGACTCAAAACCCAGCAGCACCGAGGCTGCCCCATCGTCCAAGGAGAGCCCGGCAGCCACGGAAGCACCCAGTTCCACGGCCAAGGCCCCGGCCCCCGCAGCCCCCGCAGACGACGCTGCCGAGGCGCCCGCGGCCAGCGCCGAGCAAACCGTAGCGGTCAAAGAGTAA